From the genome of Pseudomonas sp. TMP9, one region includes:
- the rpsL gene encoding 30S ribosomal protein S12 translates to MATINQLVRQPRKRIVEKSDVPALQNCPQRRGVCTRVYTTTPKKPNSALRKVCRVRLTNGFEVSSYIGGEGHNLQEHSVVLIRGGRVKDLPGVRYHTVRGSLDTSGVKDRKQGRSKYGTKRPK, encoded by the coding sequence ATGGCAACTATCAACCAGCTGGTACGTCAGCCGCGTAAGCGTATCGTCGAGAAATCCGACGTGCCTGCGCTGCAGAACTGCCCGCAGCGTCGTGGTGTGTGCACTCGCGTGTATACCACTACGCCGAAAAAACCTAACTCGGCACTGCGTAAAGTGTGCCGTGTGCGCCTGACCAACGGTTTCGAGGTTTCCTCGTACATCGGCGGTGAAGGTCACAACCTGCAAGAGCACAGCGTCGTACTGATTCGTGGCGGCCGTGTAAAAGACTTGCCAGGTGTGCGTTACCACACCGTGCGCGGTTCACTGGATACCTCCGGTGTTAAAGACCGTAAGCAGGGTCGTTCGAAGTACGGTACCAAGCGTCCTAAGTAA
- the rpsG gene encoding 30S ribosomal protein S7: protein MPRRRVAAKREVLDDPKYGSQILAKFMNHVMESGKKAVAERIVYGALDKVKERKNSDPLEIFEKALDAIAPLVEVKSRRVGGATYQVPVEVRPSRRNALAMRWLVDYARKRGEKSMALRLAGELMDAAEGKGAAVKKREDVHRMAEANKAFSHYRF, encoded by the coding sequence ATGCCAAGACGTCGTGTAGCAGCCAAGCGCGAAGTGCTTGACGATCCAAAATACGGTAGCCAAATCCTGGCCAAGTTCATGAACCACGTGATGGAGAGCGGCAAAAAAGCCGTTGCCGAGCGTATTGTTTATGGCGCCCTGGATAAGGTTAAAGAGCGTAAGAACAGCGATCCCCTGGAAATCTTCGAGAAAGCTCTCGACGCCATCGCTCCGCTGGTCGAAGTGAAGTCGCGCCGTGTAGGCGGTGCTACTTACCAGGTTCCGGTCGAAGTTCGTCCGTCCCGTCGTAATGCGCTTGCCATGCGTTGGTTGGTAGATTACGCCCGTAAGCGTGGCGAAAAATCTATGGCTCTGCGCTTAGCGGGCGAGTTGATGGATGCCGCTGAAGGCAAAGGTGCTGCAGTTAAGAAGCGTGAAGACGTGCACCGTATGGCTGAAGCCAACAAGGCTTTCTCGCACTACCGCTTCTAA
- the fusA gene encoding elongation factor G — MARTTPINRYRNIGIVAHVDAGKTTTTERVLFYTGKSHKMGEVHDGAATTDWMVQEQERGITITSAAITAFWKGSEKQYKDEHRFNVIDTPGHVDFTIEVERSLRVLDGAVVVFCGTSGVEPQSETVWRQANKYGVPRLVYVNKMDRAGANFLRVVAQIKQRLGHTPVPIQLAIGSEDNFQGQIDLIKMEAVYWNDADKGMLPRREAIPADMQELADEWRANMVEAAAEANEELMNKYLEGEEITNEEIKAALRQRTIAGEIVLAVCGSSFKNKGVPLVLDAVIDYLPAPTDIPAIKGTDPDDEEKQLERHANDDEPFSALAFKIATDPFVGTLTFVRVYSGVLNSGDGVINSVKGKKERVGRMVQMHANAREEIKEVRAGDIAALIGMKDVTTGETLCNADKPIILVRMDFPEPVISVAVEPKTKDDQEKMGVALGKLAQEDPSFRVKTDEETGQTIISGMGELHLDILVDRMRREFNVEANIGKPQVSYRERITKNCEIEGKFVRQSGGRGQFGHCWIRFAPADEGQEGLQFVNEVVGGVIPKEYIPAIQKGIEEQMKNGVVAGYPLIGLKATVFDGSYHDVDSNEMAFKVAASMATKQLAAKGGGELLEPIMAVEVVTPEDYMGDVMGDLNRRRGMILGMEDTVSGKVIRAEVPLGEMFGYATDVRSMSQGRASYSMEFKKYNTAPSHIVEAVTKKQG; from the coding sequence ATGGCTCGTACTACCCCGATTAATCGCTACCGTAACATTGGTATCGTGGCTCACGTGGATGCTGGTAAAACCACCACCACTGAGCGCGTCCTTTTTTACACAGGCAAAAGTCACAAGATGGGCGAGGTGCATGACGGCGCCGCGACCACAGACTGGATGGTGCAGGAGCAGGAGCGTGGTATTACCATCACGTCTGCTGCTATCACCGCCTTCTGGAAAGGTTCTGAAAAGCAGTACAAGGACGAGCACCGCTTCAACGTAATTGACACTCCCGGCCACGTAGACTTCACCATTGAAGTTGAGCGTTCGCTGCGTGTGCTCGACGGCGCGGTCGTGGTGTTCTGCGGTACTTCTGGTGTTGAGCCGCAATCGGAAACCGTATGGCGTCAAGCCAACAAATACGGTGTTCCACGTCTTGTTTACGTCAACAAGATGGACCGCGCGGGTGCAAACTTCCTGCGCGTAGTTGCTCAAATCAAGCAGCGTCTGGGTCACACGCCAGTACCAATCCAGCTGGCTATCGGCTCCGAAGACAACTTTCAGGGTCAGATTGATCTGATCAAAATGGAAGCCGTCTACTGGAACGATGCTGACAAAGGTATGCTTCCTCGTCGTGAGGCAATCCCTGCGGATATGCAGGAATTGGCTGATGAGTGGCGCGCTAACATGGTTGAGGCTGCGGCCGAAGCTAACGAAGAGCTGATGAACAAGTACCTTGAGGGTGAAGAAATCACCAATGAGGAAATCAAAGCGGCTCTGCGTCAGCGTACCATCGCTGGTGAGATCGTTTTGGCTGTTTGTGGTTCGTCGTTCAAGAACAAGGGTGTTCCCCTGGTTCTCGATGCTGTGATCGACTATCTGCCGGCGCCTACTGATATTCCTGCCATCAAGGGTACTGACCCGGATGACGAGGAAAAGCAGCTTGAGCGTCATGCAAATGATGATGAGCCATTCTCGGCGCTGGCCTTTAAAATTGCGACTGACCCATTCGTGGGTACCCTGACCTTCGTCCGTGTTTACTCGGGCGTGTTGAACTCCGGCGACGGCGTGATCAACTCGGTCAAGGGCAAGAAAGAGCGCGTGGGCCGTATGGTGCAAATGCACGCAAACGCCCGCGAAGAGATCAAGGAAGTTCGCGCTGGCGACATCGCGGCCTTGATCGGCATGAAGGATGTCACCACCGGTGAAACTTTGTGCAACGCTGACAAGCCAATCATCCTCGTTCGCATGGATTTCCCGGAGCCGGTTATTTCGGTTGCCGTAGAGCCTAAGACCAAGGATGACCAGGAAAAAATGGGTGTTGCTCTGGGCAAACTTGCTCAGGAAGATCCATCTTTCCGCGTGAAGACTGATGAAGAGACAGGTCAAACGATCATCTCAGGCATGGGCGAGCTTCATTTGGACATCCTGGTAGACCGGATGCGCCGAGAGTTCAACGTCGAAGCCAACATCGGTAAGCCCCAGGTTTCCTATCGTGAGCGCATCACGAAGAACTGTGAAATCGAAGGCAAGTTTGTTCGTCAGTCCGGTGGTCGTGGCCAGTTCGGTCATTGCTGGATTCGTTTTGCCCCTGCTGACGAAGGTCAGGAAGGTCTGCAATTCGTAAACGAAGTAGTCGGTGGTGTTATTCCTAAGGAATACATTCCAGCTATCCAGAAGGGTATCGAAGAGCAGATGAAGAACGGTGTTGTCGCCGGCTATCCGCTTATCGGCCTGAAGGCAACTGTCTTTGACGGTTCTTACCACGACGTCGACTCTAACGAGATGGCGTTTAAAGTGGCGGCTTCCATGGCGACCAAGCAACTGGCTGCCAAAGGTGGTGGTGAGTTGCTTGAGCCGATTATGGCGGTAGAGGTTGTGACGCCTGAAGACTACATGGGTGACGTGATGGGCGACCTTAACCGTCGTCGCGGCATGATCCTAGGTATGGAAGACACAGTATCCGGCAAAGTAATTCGTGCTGAGGTTCCGTTGGGCGAGATGTTCGGTTATGCAACCGATGTCCGTTCTATGTCCCAAGGTCGCGCAAGCTACTCGATGGAATTCAAAAAATACAATACAGCGCCGTCGCACATCGTCGAAGCTGTCACCAAAAAACAAGGCTGA
- the rpoC gene encoding DNA-directed RNA polymerase subunit beta', with product MKDLLNLLKNQGQVEEFDAIRIQLASPEMIRSWSFGEVKKPETINYRTFKPERDGLFCAKIFGPVKDYECLCGKYKRLKHRGVICEKCGVEVALAKVRRERMAHIELASPVAHIWFLKSLPSRIGLLMDMTLRDIERVLYFESYVVIDPGMTTLEKGQLLNDEQYFEALEEFGDDFDARMGAEAVRELLHAIDLEHEIGRLREEIPQTNSETKIKKLSKRLKLMEAFLSSGNLPEWMVLTVLPVLPPDLRPLVPLDGGRFATSDLNDLYRRVINRNNRLKRLLDLSAPDIIVRNEKRMLQEAVDALLDNGRRGRAITGSNKRPLKSLADMIKGKQGRFRQNLLGKRVDYSGRSVITVGPTLRLHQCGLPKKMALELFKPFIFGKLEMRGLATTIKAAKKMVERELPEVWDVLAEVIREHPVLLNRAPTLHRLGIQAFEPVLIEGKAIQLHPLVCAAYNADFDGDQMAVHVPLTLEAQLEARALMMSTNNILSPANGEPIIVPSQDVVLGLYYMTREAINAKGEGRVFADLQEVDRVFRGGQASLHARVKVRINEVIKDRDGTITKNTRIVDTTVGRALLFQIVPDGLSYDVVNHSMKKKAISKLINQCYRTVGLKDTVIFADQLMYTGFAYSTISGVSIGVNDFVIPDEKARIIDAATEEVKEIESQYASGLVTQGEKYNKVIDLWSKANDEVSKAMMANLSKEKVVDREGKTVEQESFNSMYMMADSGARGSAAQIRQLAGMRGLMAKPDGSIIETPITANFREGLSVLQYFISTHGARKGLADTALKTANSGYLTRRLVDVAQDLVVTAIDCGTEHGLLMTPHIEGGDVVEPLGERVLGRVIARDVFKPGTDEIIVPAGTLVDEQWVEFIELNSIDEVIVRSPISCETRYGICAKCYGRDLARGHQINIGEAVGVIAAQSIGEPGTQLTMRTFHIGGAASRTSAADSVQVKNGGAVRLHNLKHVERLDGNLVAVSRSGELAIADEFGRERERYKLPYGAVISVKEGDKVDAGAIVAKWDPHTHPIVTEMKGTVTYVGMEEGITIKRQTDELTGLTNIEVLDPKDRPAAGKDLRPAVKMVGEDGKDLLLPGTDVMAQYFLPANALVGVANGAQVGVGDVIARIPQETSKTRDITGGLPRVADLFEARRPKEASILAEISGTIAFGKETKGKRRLVITPNDGSDPYEELIPKWRHLNVFEGEQVNKGEVISDGPSDPHDILRLLGVSALAKYIVNEIQDVYRLQGVKINDKHIETILRQMLRKVEVAESGDSTFIKGDQMELTAVLGANERLAAEDKFVAKYTRVLLGITKASLSTESFISAASFQETTRVLTEAAVTGKRDYLRGLKENVVVGRLIPAGTGLAYHRERKRKREAAQPVRVSASEVEAALTEALNSSSN from the coding sequence TTCGCCGGTTGCCCACATCTGGTTCTTGAAATCACTGCCGAGCCGTATCGGTTTGCTGATGGACATGACCCTGCGTGATATCGAGCGCGTTCTCTATTTCGAGAGCTATGTCGTTATCGACCCAGGCATGACCACCCTTGAGAAAGGCCAGCTGCTGAACGACGAGCAGTACTTCGAAGCCCTCGAAGAGTTCGGTGATGACTTTGACGCCCGCATGGGTGCTGAAGCCGTTCGCGAGCTGCTTCACGCGATCGACCTGGAGCACGAGATTGGCCGCCTGCGCGAAGAAATTCCGCAAACCAACTCGGAAACCAAGATCAAGAAGCTGTCCAAGCGTTTGAAGCTGATGGAGGCCTTCCTGAGCTCGGGTAACCTGCCTGAGTGGATGGTGTTGACCGTTCTGCCGGTTCTGCCGCCAGATCTGCGTCCGCTGGTTCCGCTGGACGGTGGCCGCTTCGCGACCTCGGATCTGAACGATCTGTATCGCCGCGTGATCAACCGTAACAACCGTTTGAAGCGCCTGCTTGATCTGTCTGCGCCAGACATCATCGTGCGCAACGAAAAGCGCATGCTGCAGGAAGCGGTCGACGCCCTGCTCGACAACGGCCGTCGCGGTCGCGCCATTACGGGTTCGAACAAGCGTCCGCTGAAATCCTTGGCTGACATGATCAAGGGTAAGCAAGGTCGTTTCCGTCAGAACTTGCTCGGTAAGCGCGTGGACTACTCCGGTCGTTCCGTTATTACCGTGGGCCCGACTCTGCGCCTGCACCAGTGCGGTCTGCCGAAGAAGATGGCCCTCGAGTTGTTCAAGCCGTTCATTTTCGGCAAGTTGGAAATGCGTGGTCTCGCGACCACCATTAAAGCTGCGAAGAAGATGGTTGAGCGTGAGCTGCCAGAGGTTTGGGACGTTCTCGCCGAAGTGATTCGCGAACACCCAGTGTTGCTTAACCGCGCACCAACCCTTCACCGTCTGGGTATCCAGGCGTTTGAACCGGTTCTGATCGAAGGTAAAGCGATTCAGCTGCACCCGCTGGTCTGCGCCGCGTACAACGCCGACTTCGACGGCGACCAGATGGCTGTGCACGTACCGCTGACGCTGGAAGCTCAGCTCGAAGCGCGCGCACTGATGATGTCGACCAACAACATCCTTTCGCCTGCCAACGGTGAGCCAATCATCGTGCCGTCTCAGGACGTGGTGCTGGGTCTGTATTACATGACCCGCGAGGCGATCAACGCCAAAGGCGAAGGCCGCGTATTCGCCGATCTGCAGGAAGTTGACCGGGTTTTCCGTGGTGGCCAAGCCTCGCTGCATGCTCGCGTAAAAGTGCGCATCAACGAAGTGATCAAAGATCGCGACGGTACCATCACCAAGAACACCCGCATCGTCGACACCACTGTTGGCCGTGCTCTACTGTTCCAAATCGTTCCGGATGGCCTGTCGTATGACGTGGTCAACCACTCGATGAAGAAGAAGGCGATCTCCAAGCTGATCAACCAGTGCTACCGCACCGTTGGCTTGAAAGACACCGTGATCTTCGCAGACCAGTTGATGTACACCGGTTTTGCTTATTCGACCATCTCCGGTGTGTCGATTGGCGTGAACGACTTTGTCATCCCGGATGAGAAGGCGCGCATCATTGACGCCGCCACCGAGGAAGTTAAAGAGATCGAGTCGCAGTACGCCTCCGGCCTGGTAACCCAGGGCGAGAAGTACAACAAGGTGATCGACCTCTGGTCCAAGGCCAACGATGAAGTCTCCAAGGCGATGATGGCCAACCTCTCGAAAGAGAAAGTGGTTGATCGCGAAGGTAAGACCGTTGAGCAAGAGTCCTTCAACTCGATGTACATGATGGCCGACTCTGGTGCGCGGGGTTCTGCTGCGCAGATCCGTCAGCTCGCCGGTATGCGTGGCCTGATGGCCAAGCCAGACGGCTCTATCATCGAAACGCCGATCACCGCTAACTTCCGCGAAGGTCTGTCGGTTCTGCAGTACTTCATCTCCACGCACGGTGCGCGTAAGGGCCTTGCGGATACGGCGTTGAAAACTGCGAACTCCGGTTACCTGACCCGTCGTCTGGTTGATGTGGCGCAGGATCTGGTCGTGACCGCCATCGATTGCGGCACCGAGCACGGTCTGTTGATGACACCGCACATCGAAGGCGGTGACGTGGTTGAGCCGCTGGGTGAGCGCGTTTTGGGTCGAGTCATTGCCCGTGACGTATTCAAGCCTGGCACTGACGAAATCATCGTGCCGGCTGGCACTTTGGTTGACGAGCAGTGGGTTGAATTCATCGAGCTCAACAGCATCGACGAAGTGATCGTGCGTTCGCCGATCAGCTGCGAAACGCGTTATGGCATCTGCGCCAAGTGCTATGGTCGCGACCTGGCTCGTGGTCACCAGATCAACATCGGTGAAGCAGTCGGCGTTATCGCTGCTCAGTCGATTGGTGAGCCGGGTACCCAGCTCACCATGCGTACGTTCCACATCGGTGGTGCGGCTAGCCGGACCTCTGCGGCTGACAGCGTACAAGTGAAGAACGGTGGTGCGGTTCGTTTGCACAACCTGAAGCACGTTGAGCGTCTTGACGGCAACTTGGTAGCGGTTTCCCGCTCCGGCGAGCTGGCGATTGCGGACGAGTTCGGTCGTGAGCGCGAGCGCTACAAGCTGCCGTACGGTGCCGTGATTTCCGTGAAGGAAGGTGACAAGGTTGATGCTGGCGCTATCGTCGCTAAGTGGGACCCGCACACCCACCCGATCGTTACCGAAATGAAAGGTACCGTGACCTACGTGGGCATGGAGGAAGGCATCACCATCAAGCGTCAGACCGACGAATTAACCGGTTTGACCAACATCGAAGTCCTCGATCCCAAAGATCGTCCGGCTGCCGGCAAGGATCTTCGTCCTGCGGTGAAGATGGTGGGTGAAGACGGTAAGGATTTGCTGCTGCCAGGTACCGACGTAATGGCTCAGTACTTCTTGCCAGCTAACGCGTTGGTCGGTGTGGCAAACGGTGCCCAGGTGGGCGTGGGTGATGTTATCGCGCGTATTCCGCAAGAGACATCGAAGACCCGTGACATCACCGGTGGTCTGCCGCGCGTTGCTGACTTGTTCGAAGCGCGTCGTCCGAAAGAAGCCTCGATCTTGGCAGAAATCAGCGGCACCATCGCGTTCGGTAAAGAGACCAAAGGCAAACGCCGTCTGGTTATTACCCCGAACGACGGTAGCGATCCGTATGAGGAGCTGATTCCGAAGTGGCGTCACCTGAACGTGTTCGAGGGTGAGCAGGTCAACAAGGGTGAAGTCATCTCCGATGGCCCGAGCGATCCGCACGACATTCTGCGTTTGCTGGGTGTCAGTGCTCTGGCTAAGTACATCGTCAACGAGATTCAGGACGTTTACCGCCTGCAGGGCGTGAAGATCAACGATAAGCACATCGAAACCATCCTGCGTCAGATGTTGCGCAAGGTTGAAGTGGCTGAGTCCGGTGACTCCACCTTCATCAAGGGTGACCAGATGGAGTTGACGGCGGTACTGGGGGCAAACGAGCGTCTGGCAGCAGAGGACAAGTTTGTTGCCAAGTACACCCGCGTGCTGCTGGGTATCACCAAGGCGTCGTTGTCCACTGAGTCGTTTATCTCAGCGGCCTCTTTCCAGGAAACCACTCGCGTACTTACCGAAGCAGCGGTTACTGGCAAGCGCGACTACCTGCGCGGTCTGAAAGAAAACGTGGTTGTGGGTCGTCTGATCCCAGCGGGTACCGGTTTGGCCTATCACCGCGAGCGCAAGCGCAAGCGTGAAGCGGCTCAGCCTGTACGCGTAAGCGCCAGTGAAGTGGAAGCTGCACTGACCGAAGCGCTGAACTCCAGCAGTAATTAA